A stretch of the Nicotiana tabacum cultivar K326 chromosome 6, ASM71507v2, whole genome shotgun sequence genome encodes the following:
- the LOC107825002 gene encoding uncharacterized protein LOC107825002, with protein MATGSSSRPPSKPYDLEITIVSAKHLKNVNWHHGDLKPYLIFWVDPDNRRATQADDSGNTRPVWNERFVLHLPQSPHDAVLTLEVFHSKPSETPKPLVGTLRIPLKELVNLDDPNKIRTFELRRPSGRPHGKIRLKLAIRESPNPQDYQIPPPSSYYYSTAPPPPPTYRSYSPSPYSSHPPPPPPASPSPPPPPSHSYPCGSYSDPYASYYPGYYSQPPPPPRPFVERQSSYGGGLGSRPSAPADYPPNYDQKRSGKMGMGTGLAVGAAAGALGGLALGEGLKYEEHKIAGRVENNIASRDDYSNYSVEY; from the coding sequence ATGGCAACTGGTTCTTCTTCTCGCCCTCCATCGAAACCCTACGATCTCGAAATCACCATCGTCTCCGCCAAGCACCTCAAAAATGTCAATTGGCATCACGGCGATCTCAAGCCCTATCTCATCTTTTGGGTCGACCCGGACAACCGGCGCGCCACTCAAGCTGATGATTCCGGTAATACCCGACCCGTTTGGAACGAGCGGTTCGTCCTCCATCTTCCCCAATCTCCTCACGATGCTGTCCTCACTCTCGAGGTATTCCATTCCAAACCCTCAGAAACTCCCAAACCTTTAGTCGGTACACTTAGGATTCCGTTGAAGGAGCTTGTTAACTTGGATGATCCGAACAAAATCAGAACTTTTGAGCTCCGACGACCCTCGGGTCGTCCTCACGGTAAGATCCGACTGAAGCTCGCTATTCGTGAATCTCCAAACCCCCAGGATTACCAAATACCCCCTCCTTCTAGCTACTATTACTCTACTGCCCCTCCGCCGCCGCCTACCTATAGATCATATTCTCCTTCTCCGTACTCCTCACACCCTCCTCCGCCGCCACCTGCTTCTCCATCTCCACCGCCTCCTCCGTCGCATTCCTATCCTTGCGGCAGCTACTCTGATCCGTACGCCAGTTACTACCCCGGGTACTACTCTCAGCCACCACCTCCTCCTCGACCATTCGTTGAGCGGCAATCTAGCTATGGTGGGGGGCTGGGGTCGAGACCGAGCGCTCCTGCTGATTATCCTCCTAATTATGATCAGAAGCGTAGTGGGAAGATGGGAATGGGCACCGGATTGGCAGTTGGAGCAGCGGCTGGTGCGCTCGGAGGATTGGCATTGGGGGAAGGGTTGAAGTACGAGGAACACAAGATTGCTGGGAGAGTTGAAAACAACATAGCCTCCAGGGATGATTACAGCAATTACAGTGTTGAATATTGA